The genomic region TGGGGCCTGTGAAACGCAGGCTGAGGTCGTCGACGACGCGGTTCACGCCGCCTTCGGGACGCGGATATTCCTGGACGATACGGTCGAGGGCGATGACCGCCGACGCCGCGGACGCGGAGGCTGCGGTCTCGCTCATGTCTGGGTCTCCCACGGGTAGAGATGGCGCTTGATCGCGCGCATCAGCTGATAGGTGATCAAAGCCAGGGCGATGATCACGGCGATGCCGGCGAACACCTGGTCCATCGCGCTGAAGCGGCGCGCGTTCTGGATCAACTGGCCGAGGCCGACCTTCGCGTTCACGTATTCGGCGACGGTGATATAGGTCCACATCACCGAAACGCTGACGATGATGGCGTCGGCGATGCGCGGCATCGCGATCGGCACCACCGCGTGGCGGATGCATTCCCACGGCGAGGCGCCGAGATCGCGCGCGCCGGTCCAGTAGCTTTGCGGCACCGCCTGGATGGCATCGCGCACCATCGGCACCAGATAGACCACCGCGCCGAGGAACAGGAACGTCACCTTCATGGTTTCGCCGATGCCCAGCCACATCACCAGGATCGGCAACAGCGCGACCACCGGGGCCGAGCGGAACGGATCGATCAGCGGCGACAGCAGTGCGTTCAACTTCGGCGACGCGCCCATGAAGATGCCCAGCGGCACGCCGATCAGCACCACCAGCACGCCGGCCGCGGCGACACGCCCGACCGACCACAGCGTGGCGTCGAACAGCAGGCTCTTGCCGTCGCTCCAACCCAGGTAGCCCAGCGCCTTCACCACCGACACCGGCGACGGCAGTTTGTTGGCGCTGATCCAGCCGCTCGCGCTCAGCGCGAACCAGACCAGCAGCACCACGGCAACCCCGGCGATGCCCAACTGCCGCCGCATGCCGCCGGGCAATGCGGCATACGGATTCCAGCCGTTGGCCATTACTGGCGGGCCCCGAACACCGCGATGCGGGTCGAACGGTTCATCTCGCGGCAACCGTCGAGGCCCACGCCTTCGGAGCCCGGATTGTTCTCATCGCACAGCGGCTTGTTGGAACCGTTGCCGACGATCTTGAAGCGCTCGCGCGGGAATTCCCACTGCCTGGAGAGGTAATCCACCACCGCCTCGGCGCGCGCCTGCGACAGGCGGTTGTTGATCGCGGCATTGCCGGTGCTGTCGGTGTTGCCGCTGATCTCGAAATACGCGCTGCCGTTGTTTTCGATGAACGGCACCATGTCGGTGTCGATGGTCTTCTCGGCACGCTTGGTCAGCGCCGATTGTCCGGTATTGAAGTTGACGATCACCGGCTTGGTCACCGTGGCCGGCGCCTGCACCGCTTCTTCGCGCGCCGCCGTGGTGTAGGTTTCGACCTGCTTGGCTTCGGCCTGCGCCGCCGTGCTGGCGTCGTAGAGCGTGCGGATGAAACGGGTGTCGAAGCTGTCCTGCGGGGCGATGACCGGCGACTTCGGATTGGCCAGCGCACCGGCCGCGCGGTAGATCTGATCGAAGCGCTGGTAGACGCGCTCGTAGTGATTGGTGCCGCCGGACATGCCGAGGATGCGCGCGTTGTCGGCGACGCCGGTCCACAGCAGGTTGTCGAACAGGCCTTTCACGAACGGCTTGCCTTCGTCCTTCGCCAGCAGGGTGAAGAATTCCTCGGTCTTCACCAGCGCGTCGACGGCCTGATCGGGATTGGCCTTGGCCGCGTCCACGCCCTTCATCCAGCCGTTGACGAATTTCTGCACCGCGTCGCGGCCCTGCGGGTCGTCGAGCACGCGCTGGTCGCAGACCATCACGTCGAAAATGAGGTTCGACGCGGTCCTGGTCGAATACACCACGTGGCCCTTGGTCGCGCGCAACGCGAGCGAGAGGTCCGGGTCCCACAGCGCGGCGGCATCGACGCTGCCCGATTCCAGCGCGGCGCGCACGCCCGCGAGGCCGTCTTCGGCGGCGATGTACACGTATTCAACACTCTGCTTCTTGCGCGCCGACAGCGCGGAGTTGTCGATCGCGTCGATCGACATGCCGTGCGAGGGCGTGAACTGCAGCAGCGCCAATTTCTTGCCGGCAAGATCTTCCACGCTGCGGATCGCCGGGCTCTTGGCGATGATGGCGTCGGCGCCGCGGGTGTTGTCGACGATCATCACCGCCTTGCCGTCGTGGCCGC from Lysobacter sp. harbors:
- a CDS encoding ABC transporter permease, whose protein sequence is MANGWNPYAALPGGMRRQLGIAGVAVVLLVWFALSASGWISANKLPSPVSVVKALGYLGWSDGKSLLFDATLWSVGRVAAAGVLVVLIGVPLGIFMGASPKLNALLSPLIDPFRSAPVVALLPILVMWLGIGETMKVTFLFLGAVVYLVPMVRDAIQAVPQSYWTGARDLGASPWECIRHAVVPIAMPRIADAIIVSVSVMWTYITVAEYVNAKVGLGQLIQNARRFSAMDQVFAGIAVIIALALITYQLMRAIKRHLYPWETQT
- a CDS encoding OmpA family protein yields the protein MAIKLTPFAKLLIGAIVLVGSGSVLWNLYKNRKADGGDEGAVATAQTDGGKTASAGTYAGKGDGPLGSDGHPLKVSIVSFHGYAPALVANGQSLTTQPGSLYDKEGLNVEFVIQDDIPTLATIFEAGTAQCAWRTSDYWAQEQPNLRNSGHDGKAVMIVDNTRGADAIIAKSPAIRSVEDLAGKKLALLQFTPSHGMSIDAIDNSALSARKKQSVEYVYIAAEDGLAGVRAALESGSVDAAALWDPDLSLALRATKGHVVYSTRTASNLIFDVMVCDQRVLDDPQGRDAVQKFVNGWMKGVDAAKANPDQAVDALVKTEEFFTLLAKDEGKPFVKGLFDNLLWTGVADNARILGMSGGTNHYERVYQRFDQIYRAAGALANPKSPVIAPQDSFDTRFIRTLYDASTAAQAEAKQVETYTTAAREEAVQAPATVTKPVIVNFNTGQSALTKRAEKTIDTDMVPFIENNGSAYFEISGNTDSTGNAAINNRLSQARAEAVVDYLSRQWEFPRERFKIVGNGSNKPLCDENNPGSEGVGLDGCREMNRSTRIAVFGARQ